Within Hypomesus transpacificus isolate Combined female chromosome 10, fHypTra1, whole genome shotgun sequence, the genomic segment gaggctggatacCGCCCAACACGTTTAATCTGGGCTGGCTCTGATTTGCATCTTTTGCATTGCTTTTTTCTGCTGTATTGAGGCAATGGATGGTTTGCTCAAATTGGTAGAAAGATTTTCAGCATGATGGCAGTTTGATacataaaatgtattatatgtCTAATCTGGAAGCTTTCTGAGTTATGGGGTCTATGGCCAGGGGTCAGGAGGTCAGGGGTAAAGGTTAAGGGGTAGGGGTGCGCTCATCACCTGTCGTTTACTTGAAGGAGGCACGGACTACGCGCCCCTTGAGCAGCTGCGGGGGGCGGTAGTTGTCCACCATGCAGCAGGCTGCCTCCCCTTCACCTGAGAACAGCAGGCTGCGGAACTTCCccatctgtcagagagagagagacacagagagagagagagagagagagagagagagagagagagagacagagagagacaaagagagacagagagagacagagagacagagagacagagagacagagagacagagagacagagtcagccTTTTAATTACAATGCTTATTGGGATGGTAGTTACGTAAATAGTTTGGACTTCAAAGTGCCTATATTCCCATCCATATGTAAGGATATGGGATAGAGCACAAAACTGTTttctggaggagaaaaaaaaccaGACTGAAATCATTCTCACCATCAGTTCTCATGAGAAGTGAGTGAGTTCTGAGATCCCCTGGTCTGGCCACAAacacccagacacccagacacccagacaccCAGAGAGGGGGAAGCTACGGTGACTCCAGTAGGTGAAAGGCCTATAGCATCAGCTACCAAGTTCCCAGTACCAAGTACACTTCTCTAAACACCTTCACTTATCTTAGATTGCACATGGTGTCATATAGCCCTCCCTGAAAAATTACATGTTTACCATGTTTACTTTATAGAAGCATGCAGAAAGGCGTATCCATAAATAGATTCTCAAAGACCTATTTAGTTGGTGGAACTCAACCGAGGGATTTTTAATTCCAATGTGTCAGCTATGTActgttttcttgtgtgtgtggtgagtgtgcgtctgtgtgtgtctgtgggtgtgtttgtgagtgtgcatgtgtgtgtgtgtgcatagtaaGTGTATTTAGGATTTGTAGTCGACTTCCATATATATTTATAGACTTAAAAGAGAATATTTGGAGAAACAATCTGTAACCAAAGCCCCAGGGCAGACATGACACCAGTCAGTGCTGCATTGGGAGGGTGTACAGTACACCACTTTCAGAGGAGATCTACACAAATATCATACAGTTAGCACCCACTACATAGGCCATTACGTGGCACTTAGATAAAGTAATCTGCTTTGCCAGCCTTGACCCTCCCTGTTAGCTCAGCTGCCCAAACTAAAGCTCTCTTGTTATGAAACTTACTCTGCGAATACTGCAGGATTGAACCTGAATGATTCATATGTGTAAAATAATAACATATTCATCAACTTCCTCTCTCAGAAACCTAATGTATATGAACTGCCAATAAAACTGTTGTTCAGCACGGAAGTAgtcccacataaacacacatacagacagacacacaaacacagataaaaAGATGAAGAGGAAAAACAAGCCTGTCTGTAAATTGACCTCACAAAGAACACTGTGGATGATGGGAAAGATAAACCAGCTGACTTTTCATGAACTCTTTTGTTACAAATGAGGAAGTACCTGGGCAGGGCTGACACTGATTGGCTCCTTGAGGACAATCCAAGTGACGCTCTCCAGCagagggggtgtggtcagggagCCATCATACGTCCAGTAGTCCAGGGAGCCAGGCAGGATGGTTTTGGGGTCAAAGTTTGCAAATGTGGTCTGCTTTCCCTACGGGATGAATTAGTGGAAATTAGAGAATCTTGAGCAAACTGGTTTGGTAAACTGGTTTGAGCAAATTGGTTTGATGCATACTTAAAAAATGCTcttaaaaatatacattttattttgttccaTACCTTTGATTTGATAGCCTCCAGACTATCTAGGACCTTCTGCAGTCTAGGGTTTGCAGCTCCAATCTAGCAGAGAGAAGATCGACCCAAACTCAGCAACAAGCAGGCATTGTCATTTGATCTACACACTAcattacacatttagtcatttagcagacgctcttatccagaacgaattacagtaagtactggGACATTCCCCCGTGGCAAGTAAGGTGAATGCACTAGAATGGACAAACTAGATTGGTGCTTAACCATCAGGGGGGGGCTTCCAATAATGTACCTTTAGAAACACGCCCACCACAGCCAGTCCGTCCGGTTGGCTGGCAGCTTCTCCAAAGCTGGGGTACTTGGTGTTCCAGTGAACcaggtggagctggtggtgggggaattacaacatcagcacacacagatactgtagACGGGATACATAAATACTCAGGCAACATCCTATACTCATCCCTGATGAGATTATATGTGAGACAGGAGCTCCATATCGGGTACCTCGCAGGGGAAATTGATCCCATTGACGGTGTGCTCAGATCCCCGCTCATCACTGGCCCCCCAGTGGAAGTGAAACTGCCTCAGTCTGTAGGTGCCAGCAATGGGGCCTCCAGTCAGGGCTGAGGAGAAGAACAgtttagaacacacacacaagactcagaacacacactcaatccAACTGAGCATGAACAGTCATAGTGGGTCAGAGTGTTTCCTCATACTAACAATGATAAGAACAGTGCAATAGGTATTGATGTTTAAAAGTATCAAAAAATGGCAGTGGTCCCTTACTAGAAGTGTCGCCATCATCCACAAAGTCCACCTGGAAGGAGTGCCCGTTGTTGAGGATGCCCTTGGAGTTTGAGGGATCATATTTCAGCTTGAGAGGCTTGAGAGAAGGGTCAAACTGAGCCTGTGTTGGGATTATGTTAATTGGAGACTGCCTTGGGCCATTGGCTACGGGAAAGCCCTCTGCCCATGTACCAGGCCCTGCAGACAAGAAAgaaaagtgtgagtgtgtgagtgtgctaaTAGAACAGGTAAGCTACGGTTTTCCAAAGTAAAGCAATATTTTTAAGGGGCTTGTACATATAAGATGTTCAGTTTTGACTACTTTATGAGAAGTGTGTTTATTCATAATAATTCCAACCATTCAATATGTGaacatttgttatttaaaaTGGTTTTCAATAGTCAGCACGGACGGGACATTCATTTATTGCAGACACATATTTGAATTGTTTGGTTTTGTTCAATGATTCAGTAACCTTAAATAGTATGAATAGCCAAAGCAAAAATATCCCTTACCGTTACTTGGTCCATATCCCCAGGCGTGTGACATGTTAACTGATATGTGCTCTTGTGCAATTAATGGTATAATCCAAACTGCAAGGCTTGCACCTCAAAGCAAGGATCTACAATTTTGTGGCAAAACCTTGGACAGCAAGTGTCAGGGTTTATATAGACGACCCACCGGCAAGTCTCACACCTCAAGTCGGTGGGCTTGGCCTCGCTGTCGTAGAGCGGACCAGTCATCAGAGGAGGTCCTCCAGTGCCATCCGTAGATGATCAGCGTCATATGGTCTTGCAACTCCTCATCCCCGTCCTCGTGTTAGCAAAGCGCAGACGGAGATAGAATGAATGAAGTACACTGTGGACCCTGTTGACCGCGGGCAGTCGAGGAGCGCATTCCAAACAATATATCTCCGCCAGAGCTTTGATGTTAAATTACACACGTCTGTATGTGGTTGCTTCAGCACGGTCTCCTTGGCAGGCGTCTTATTGCAATATCCCGAGAATAgattttattgtattttgagAGGAAGGCATGCTGGTGTCACTGACCTTGGGATGTTCCCTGATGTATTTAGTTTTTGCCAGATAAAGAGGATATAGGCTATATAAACGTGCATATCGTGCACGAAATAACGGAAAATCAGTCGGGTTGCCGCGTTGATTTCTCCGGTGAACTATAAATAATGTGCCGCTTCTAGACAGCGTATAACCCATATCTTAAAGCGCAATCGCTTTTCATCCGCCAGCATACATTTTTTAAAGGGGCCACGACATGTTATATTATTGTAAATTGAACATACTCCGGTCAACA encodes:
- the cahz gene encoding carbonic anhydrase, which encodes MSHAWGYGPSNGPGTWAEGFPVANGPRQSPINIIPTQAQFDPSLKPLKLKYDPSNSKGILNNGHSFQVDFVDDGDTSTLTGGPIAGTYRLRQFHFHWGASDERGSEHTVNGINFPCELHLVHWNTKYPSFGEAASQPDGLAVVGVFLKIGAANPRLQKVLDSLEAIKSKGKQTTFANFDPKTILPGSLDYWTYDGSLTTPPLLESVTWIVLKEPISVSPAQMGKFRSLLFSGEGEAACCMVDNYRPPQLLKGRVVRASFK